ACCGATTTCAGCCTGAATGTGTTTGGATTGGATGCCGAGCGTAATGCGCTTGGATTTAGAGGGATCCCAGGACCAGATGGACTCAATAGAAATCCAGTGAGCGAACCGGATTGGACCGATGAAAATGGGAATTATATCTACCCAAGAGATTTAATTAAAGGGAGTTTCAATAACTGGGGTGTAGAGGCGAGGTTGCTGACGAGATATAGCCTTTTTGATCGAGATGCTGTGTTCTTAATCGGTACCAAATTTTACAAAGCAAACAATACATCGTTACAAGGACCAGGTTCATTTGGTAGTGACGCTGATTTTACATTCGATCGGAATAATTCTACTTATCCTAATGTTTCTGACTTTACCTTTCCCAATCAGAATTTGGCCTTTTTTGGAGAGAATATATTTTACCTGAATGATAAATTATCTATTACCCCAGGCATAAGAGTTGAGCACATTAAAACGGAGAGTGACGGTGCTTATCGTATATTTCCTGACTCCAGAGATACGACTGATGTAGAATCTCTACCTAGAACATTTGTTTTATTGGGTTTAGGCTTGAGCAATGAATTCAATCCCAACCTGGAGTTGTATTGGAATTTTTCTCAGAACTATCGTTCGGTTACGTTTAGCGACATTAGAACCGTAAATCCATCATTTATCATCGACGAAGACATTCAGGATGAAAATGGATATACTTCAGATATTGGGTTGCGTGGAAAATGGAAGAAGTATTTGTCTTATGACGTTGGAGGATATGTGATGATGTATAAGGATCGTATAGGAATTGTGTTTGACAATAGGGCCAATCGGGTAAGAACCAACATTGGCGATGCGATGATCTATGGTTTAGAATTTTTTGCTGATTGGAATCTTGTAGAGACTTTAAAATGGAACAATAAAAATTTCAAATTCAATTGGTTCGTCAATGCAGCTTTCACGGGATCCAAATATCTCAACGCTATTGAAGGGAATAACAACGTAGACGGAAATAAAGTAGAATTTATTCCAGATGTTAATATCAAAACTGGCTTGAACATGGGGTATAAAAATCTTTTGGCCAGTGTGCAATTAACTACAATGACCAAACAGTTTACCGATGCAGAAAACTCGGGTGTAGCAGAACCTGGCAATGCCAGGGAAGGGGTGATAGGCGAAATTCCAGCCTATCATATCGTTGATTTTTCGTTGTCTTATAGTTACAAGATGTTGAAATTAGAAACGGGGATCAATAACCTGACGGACAACAACTACTTCACCCGAAGGGCCACAGGCTACCCAGGGCCCGGTATCATTCCATCAGACGGCAGAAGTTTCTATTTGACTTTAGGGATCAAACTTTAATCCTGCTCTACGCCTGGCAAGCTTTTTACCCAAGCCACTAGTTTTTCTACTTGTTCATCCGATAAGCTAGTCTCTCCGTGAATAAATGTATAAGAGGATAATGGCATTTCTCCTTCCTCTACTTCTTCATAGAACTCTTCTAGTTTGTGCAAAGCTTTCTTTTCTGAGTAAGTACCCCATTCAGAAAGGTTGAAGTGCTCACGACCTTCTTCGATATGATCCCCGATCCACCACGAAAGAGGGGCAACGCTGGTGTACCACGGGTACTCTGTATGATAAGAGTGACAATCATAGCAAGAAGTCTTAATCATCTGCGCAATTTCTTCGGGCGGATTGGTCATTGCGATGAAATCATTGTTCACATCATACGATGGATTCTCTTTGTCAATTCCGAAAAATTGCATGATGATCAGAACGGCAACAAGGCCAGCGATAATTTTTGTCTTTAGTGTCATCTTTTTACTCTTGAAAAATTGGATTCGAATATAGAAGATTTAAATAGTAAAACCACCATCCGCGGTATAAACACCACCTGTGCAATAAGAAGATGCTTCTGAGGCAAGAAACAGCGCGAGGCCTGTAATCTCATCCGACTCTCCAATACGCTGAAGCGGTAGATGTTTAACAAACTTCTGGGTTAGGTCATCATTACTCCAAAGGGCTTCACTAAACTTAGTTTTAATCAAGCCCGGACAGATGACATTGGCGCGAATACCTTGGGGACCAAGTTCTTTTGCTAATACTTTTGTCAGAGAAATCAGTGCCGCTTTGCTTACACTGTATATACCTAAATGAGCTTCAGGTGAAATACCACCCACACTACTGATATTGATAATTGAACCACCAGCTTCCATATGTGGCACACAAAGCTTGACCAATTCAAATGGCCCTTTCACGTTTACATCCATGATCTTATCAAAGGCTGCTGTGTCTGTTTGAATTACTGGTCCAAAAACGGGGTTGGTGGCGGCATTATTCACCACAATATCAATCTTTCCGTAAGCTTCCAGGGTTTTATCTACCAAGTTTCCAATTTCATCCAAGTCACCCGTATTACAAGCCACTCCAATAGCTTCAAATCCTGCGGCTGTAATTGTCTCAGCCACTTCATCTACGGCTTCTTGCTTTCTGCTGGATACGACTACTTTGGCACCTGCTGCGGCATATATCGAAGCCATGGCCTCGCCAATTCCTTTACTTGCACCGGTGATGATGGCTACTTTATCTTTAAGTGAAAACTTGCTCATTTCGTATGATTGGATTTAATGTGAATATCTGTTTGAGGGAAAGGAATTTCAATTCCGTTTTTATTAAACAACTCGTTGATTTCGAACCTAATATCACTTTTGATCGATTCTATCTCCCACATATTTTTTGACCAAAATCTGATTTCCAGATCTAGTGATGAATTACCAAAATTCATGAATCGCCCAAATGGTTTAGGTTTTTTAGCTACTTCTGGATGTTTGGCAGCTGCCTGTTCTATCAATGCGGTAGCTTTTCTGACATCCGAGCCATAAGCCACGCCTACACTTACTTTGAATCGAGTAGACTGGCGGTTGTGAGACCAGTTGATCACTTTGTCACTGACTAATTTTGAGTTGGGTACAATAATAATGATACCATCTCTGGTCACGACCTCAGAAGTTCGGATATTGATCTCTGTGATTTTTCCTACCAATCCTTCCAATTCAACTATATCCCCGATAGACACAGTACCTTCAAAGAGTAATACCAAGCCAGACACGAGGTCGTTGAATTGCTGCTGAACCCCAAGTCCGAAACCTACTAATAGCGCGGCCGAACCGGCCAATAATAGGGTGAGCTTAACACCGACCAATTCTAAGCCAACAGCAATTGCTGCCACGATTACTACATATTTAATGATTTGATAAAAGGCCCAGGCTCTACCTTCATCAAATTGACCAATTTTTATTTGTCTTTTGAAAAAACGTCTAAGAATAAAGAGAACCAATCTAGTGGCTACTACCACACCCACAATGGCAAGGATATGATAGACCATAATATTGATTTCACCGAAGTGAACAAGCTTAAACTGAAGGAATTCTTTCATTGGTAGTTTGAGGTTGTTAAAGACTAATCCTTAATTTCCATAATAGGTTTTTGCAATGCAAGGTTGTTAGGGTAAAATACCGTTTTTTTCTTTTCTACTTCGAGTTGCAATGAGAAGAGAGTCATATCTATTATGGTTCCTTCAATAGTATTGTCTCCGTCTACTATTCTGATTTTTGTTCCTATACGATGTGGAAAACTGAAGAAGAGCACGGCGCTTGCAGTAATGTTGCTCAGGATAGACCAACTGGCAAAAAGTGCGATGCCGGCTACAGTGAAAAAAGAGGCGAAATAGATGGCAATACCTTCAAAAGTGATGTTCCAAATGAACCCCAGGAGAATTAAACAAGTTACTGTAAACGTGCTATTTATAATCTTGGCCGTGTCCGCGGCGCGACCCTTCTTGAATTTGCGACTAGTTGCAAATTTTTCTGTATAGCGCCTCGTAAGAAACTTGGCAATAGAATAAACAATGAGCAATCCTACAGAAAGTGAACTTTGAATGATAAGCTTATCTTGCATTGATTAATTGTGATAAATAGTTTTATTGGATCGAAGTTAGAATTTAATTCTTTTATTTTCTCGACTATGATGCAACAAAATCACTCTATTTTTGATTAGTATTAGAGAAACATAAATTGATTATTATGAAATTTCCGCTATTGGTTGCGATCCTGGCTTTCTTATTTGTTTCATGCGATGAACTCGATGAAATTCTAGACTTAGGTTTATCCGATGAAGAGATTGTTGAAGGTTTGAAAGAG
The sequence above is drawn from the Reichenbachiella sp. genome and encodes:
- a CDS encoding heme-binding domain-containing protein: MTLKTKIIAGLVAVLIIMQFFGIDKENPSYDVNNDFIAMTNPPEEIAQMIKTSCYDCHSYHTEYPWYTSVAPLSWWIGDHIEEGREHFNLSEWGTYSEKKALHKLEEFYEEVEEGEMPLSSYTFIHGETSLSDEQVEKLVAWVKSLPGVEQD
- a CDS encoding mechanosensitive ion channel family protein produces the protein MKEFLQFKLVHFGEINIMVYHILAIVGVVVATRLVLFILRRFFKRQIKIGQFDEGRAWAFYQIIKYVVIVAAIAVGLELVGVKLTLLLAGSAALLVGFGLGVQQQFNDLVSGLVLLFEGTVSIGDIVELEGLVGKITEINIRTSEVVTRDGIIIIVPNSKLVSDKVINWSHNRQSTRFKVSVGVAYGSDVRKATALIEQAAAKHPEVAKKPKPFGRFMNFGNSSLDLEIRFWSKNMWEIESIKSDIRFEINELFNKNGIEIPFPQTDIHIKSNHTK
- a CDS encoding mechanosensitive ion channel family protein, which codes for MQDKLIIQSSLSVGLLIVYSIAKFLTRRYTEKFATSRKFKKGRAADTAKIINSTFTVTCLILLGFIWNITFEGIAIYFASFFTVAGIALFASWSILSNITASAVLFFSFPHRIGTKIRIVDGDNTIEGTIIDMTLFSLQLEVEKKKTVFYPNNLALQKPIMEIKD
- a CDS encoding TonB-dependent receptor, with the translated sequence MRLKVCSLIGVLLLLVQVSWAQHELKGRVTDAVSKKGIASTQVYIEELKTLADTDKSGYYRFKNVPSGKYTLIVFSYQYETLATQLELSSNQTLDFELSELLTELSEVVINQKKEEIFSLKRLQPVEGTAIYAGKKSEVILLDQMVGNRASNNARQVYSQVVGLNIYESNDGGLQLSIGGRGLDPNRTSNFNTRQNGYDISADVLGYPESYYTPPVEGLEEIEVIRGAASLQYGTQFGGLINFKMKEPVADKKVELVSRQTIGSFGLFTSFNSLSGTVGKFSYYTYFNYKQGNGYRPNSDFDSKNFFANFGYAFSDETSVSADFTYLKYLAQQAGGLTDSQLAEDPMFTNRERNWFEVDWKLYSIRLDHKFSNRTDFSLNVFGLDAERNALGFRGIPGPDGLNRNPVSEPDWTDENGNYIYPRDLIKGSFNNWGVEARLLTRYSLFDRDAVFLIGTKFYKANNTSLQGPGSFGSDADFTFDRNNSTYPNVSDFTFPNQNLAFFGENIFYLNDKLSITPGIRVEHIKTESDGAYRIFPDSRDTTDVESLPRTFVLLGLGLSNEFNPNLELYWNFSQNYRSVTFSDIRTVNPSFIIDEDIQDENGYTSDIGLRGKWKKYLSYDVGGYVMMYKDRIGIVFDNRANRVRTNIGDAMIYGLEFFADWNLVETLKWNNKNFKFNWFVNAAFTGSKYLNAIEGNNNVDGNKVEFIPDVNIKTGLNMGYKNLLASVQLTTMTKQFTDAENSGVAEPGNAREGVIGEIPAYHIVDFSLSYSYKMLKLETGINNLTDNNYFTRRATGYPGPGIIPSDGRSFYLTLGIKL
- a CDS encoding glucose 1-dehydrogenase; the protein is MSKFSLKDKVAIITGASKGIGEAMASIYAAAGAKVVVSSRKQEAVDEVAETITAAGFEAIGVACNTGDLDEIGNLVDKTLEAYGKIDIVVNNAATNPVFGPVIQTDTAAFDKIMDVNVKGPFELVKLCVPHMEAGGSIINISSVGGISPEAHLGIYSVSKAALISLTKVLAKELGPQGIRANVICPGLIKTKFSEALWSNDDLTQKFVKHLPLQRIGESDEITGLALFLASEASSYCTGGVYTADGGFTI